The window gcaagaaaacatcaatcttctctttaaaattggTTGGATCAGGAATTAACagaaggaacataaattcatctttcatgtacATCCATAGTGATAAATTgtatggtgttaatataactgaccaagatgaatattgttgtcctaACTAATCAAATGACTAAAATCCATCTATGGAAAATCCTAATCTGACATTACATGGTTCCATTACAAAGGAAGAAAATACAGTATCAAGATATTTTCATGTAGGGGAATCACAAAGATGACACATAATACCTTCTTTGTGCTTATGTTCATGATGCCACATCATATGACAAACTGTAGCGGGAGATGCATACAAGCATTAAAGTTTAGCAGTTAAAGGAaagtaatacatcactttccaaacaatatttttccttttctttcttgatATGCAAAACGATGTTTATAATGAGGGTGAGTACAAATTTTTCATTCAATCAAATCggtgtcttcattccaaaatatcatgtagttgtttatacaacaatcaatcttctttataggcaaacctaaacctctaaccAATTTATTTGTACTGTAAAaattatcagtcattatgttatcaataTAAAGTAATTTTAACATCAATTAACATATGTCATCATaacatttttctaaaaaataatgttctattttcatattcaataacgtTGAAGTagttgatagttgagaatgaccagagAGAATATcatcccacacttctctttcactagcctttaacatttcatatagttactgatattcaggtgttgatatttcatctatattggaataatcaactgtagcattcatcgcatcgtgaaccattgattgcattgaaacATCATTAGTTGATGATTTAGGTACATTAAAAGTTGTGACAAATGATGAATCACTAGAAGGTcaattggttcatacaaataaCGTTATCCGTAacaataccaattgtagtaatttgacacaaaaCTATTTCTATATATATGTACTTTCATGGTATCTTTATTATGGAAGACTCTATTTTTACATTTCGAATGATTACACGGGAATCATAACTCGACATCATTCATATATTCTGGATGACTCTTAACAAAGTTCACAAAATCTTCAACTTTAGAaataaatcatctctaataaatccattttctaatcgattgtacatccaaactttgttcatagacattatCATCTAATgagaataaaatttaaaatgctATTAAACTTATacaatttgatttaagtttaaataaagcAATCAAACATAATATAGCGTGGGTAATTTTTATTTAACAACCTAATATATTAGATCAGACATAATATTCACTTTTTTATTGAACATTCAACTTAGGTAACCACATGAAACttagattatttttttatatatatttcaaaTCAGACAAAAAACATAGATTTCATATCAGATAAATAACAAACAATGTTATCCTTTAAAGCACATCTAAATTCAACCAtataaaataactaaaaattactattaattaaattatacctgAAAATGAGTAGTCTAGCCAAAGAACAACAGCAAATGCAGTATACTACACAAAAAccaaaaaatagtaaaatttaaTCACAAACAAACATAACAAAAGAGTTTGCGGCGAATCAAGCTTGTAGTCACGAGTTTGAGACAGGGCGAGCTAATGGTCAAACACGCTGTTAGCAGTCGTTACCGATGCATTAGTCGCTGTCACAGTCATTGCCAGCAGCCACCAGCTTCATGCTGGTGGCCAGACACGGCACCAACACACGGCCGATGATCGGACACGCCGCGAACACACGACTGGCGGCCGGACACGTCGCCAACACCCAGTTGGCGGCCGAACATGGCAACAACCGCGTGCTAGCGGTTGGAAATGTCGCCAACCGCGTGCTAGCGGCCGGACACACGACTACCCACATGCTGGTGGGCGGAAATGCCGCCAGTCATTTGCTGGCAGGCAAAAACACCGCCAGCCGCGTGTTGGCGGGCGGAAACACTAGCAACCATCAAAGATCGGGAAAAGGAGGGGAAAAACGAGGGAAGGAGATTACCTGGAGTTGCTGAAGAGAAGACACGCGCGTGTGACAGGAAAGAAGGGCACGGGTATCCTAATAATTTTGGGATTCTCGACGGAATCTTATTTTCATCGGGAATTCCCGACagaattctatgatttttttttattattgtcaaatttaattttcatagatAATATCAAATAAATACAGATAGAATAATATTCCACAAGTTTATTTTATCGATAAAGCTTTCTTAATTTCTATCTTTCTATCTGATTTCgtattttgaaaaagaaataaaaaaaaaatacaagcggCGTATTCATCCCCCACTCTACTGTCGTAAAACCAATTCATAACATCTATAATTATGATTCAATGTAAATCAACCATGTGACCTTAAAATTCTGAACGTGGAATTAAAATCTTATTTATAATAGTCAGTTTCAttcttatttttttctaataTAAAACTAATTCGCCAATCATATTagaatcaatttaaattatttattttttttacttttttaatacTTTATATGCAAGTCGTCCCTATATCctatccaaattttattcctcgTCCTTCCAACATGCATCATCTTTGGTGAACGTCTGGAAGGCTTgcacattttatttttttatttttatttttatctttgtcCGAACCATTTGTATTTATTCTCTGATAAATACTATCGCACTTCAATTTTGTTTTATCTTTGAATAAAATTGTATAATGGCTGCAAATAGATgaagaaataatttttcttcGGCAATTGACCAAAGAAGGTCTAAGCACGCATTTTAAattatggattttttttaaagacaaactgatttttaaattttataaagggATAGGGATCGGACCGCCTGTCCTGATCCGCTTCTGGATCAGGACAAGTGGATAGGTTGGAGGTGATGGCTTCAAGAtgtatttcttttctattttatcccTTTTATTAACCACTATGTATTGGATTTCTGAAATATCATTATTGTGTTGTTGTATTTCAAATAATATCACAATGTGGTGTATTTTAAAACCTAAGATCACTttgatattttataaattttaaaattaatatcattATGTTGTTAactgacaatgatttttaaaatatagcaccatattattattattttttaaaattcaatattctTTGAACATAGAACCTTAGTAATTGACaggaagaataaaataaaaaataaatacattctttaattttttttatcatgtatctaaattttacaatctaattaattttagaatagaCAGTCTTATCTCATATTCTACCCATTAAATAAATTCAAGAAGTACAGTAACTTCCGATATGATATCCCAATTTTATTAATAGTTAAATCATTGTAAAATTGAATTAGGATGGCTTAACAAAGCATCGTATTTTTTTTACCAGTGTAGTAAGTCTTGGCGGGCAGAAATACGGCATTTGAAAATTTTACAAATtagatatgttttttttttaattttcataattttaaatgcACCATTCAATTATTGATAtttcattttttagaaaaaaaaaagaaagagagaacaaACTCATTTAAAACACTACAAAATGCCGTATCAGATAATGCCACGCTTAACACAGTGGCACATCAAGGCACATCGAATCTATCTACGAAACGCAACAATAATTGCAACCAGTTCAGTGTCCGTATCCATCATGAAACCGACAGTTACGATGATGGCCATGTCCCGACGTACCATTTCCAAACAAGTCCTCCGTCTTTTATGATAATTAAACACAAACAGTGAGACCGTCCCGCATGCTCATCCTTTCAACTACCTGAGGGTAAATTATTAACGATAACCACATGAAATCTTTTGACTCTCTCCCTCCCTCCCTTCCTCCCTTTGCCCACTACTTTACTTTATTTATCCCACCGTCTACTGTCTAGAATAAAGAATGAAGCACCAGCAAGAGACCTCGTCTTTACTCCACTGAGTCAAAGTCCTCACCGTTGAACCATCACTAATCAAAATAAAAGTAGgttaatttattattaaattgtAATTACTCAGAAGTGGCCTGATCCCTCAACTCCACTTAATGAATCCCAAACATCGACAGCTGTGCAATAGGTTAAATAAGTATCTTTCATAGACTCTAGAGATCTCTGCGACATTTTACGGAGTGTCCTGTCAAGATATCCTGGTGATTGGGTGATAATACAGCCGCCGGGTGGCCAATCGGCAAGGAGGCGACGGCAGTCAAACGCGGCagccgcctccaatcgaaatttATCGTCTCACTCATTGCGTACACAGTGCGCGCCACGTAACCAACCGAATCTTGATGGATCTCCATCCACTCACTCGCTCGATTCAATCTCCTGCGCTCTCGTTCCGTGACAAATGCTGCACCCTTACCCTCTTCTCCTCGCCTCTGCAGACGGATTTGATCTCTCTCTCCATGCACCTGCTTCTCCTACTTCTCTTCCTATGCTTCCTCGCCGGAGGCAATTCTACCACCGGCGACGAAGAGATCCGCGCTCTCTTGGAGTTGAGGGAATCTCTGTTCGCTGACAATAATGTCACCTTCCGATCTTGGCGCGCCGGGCAATCCTCCTGCAGCTTCTACGGAATCAAATGCGATTCCGCCGGCTTCGTAGCCGAGGTTGATCTCACCAGGGCTGGTGTCTCTGGAGTCGTCTCTTTTGCTTCTCTCTGCCGTCTCCCTCACCTCTCCGTTCTCTCTCTCGGCTCCAACTCCCTCTCCGGCACCATCTCCCTCGACCTCCGTAACTGCACCCGCCTCGTCCGCCTCGACCTTGCAGGCAACGCCCTCGCTGGGGAAGTCCCTGACTTGGCCGCTCTGTCACAACTCCAAGTCTTGAACCTCTCCCGCAACCACCTCGGCGGCGCCTTACCGTTGGCCTCGCTCGCCAATTTGACCGCGCTGCGAGCGCTTGGACTCTCGGGAAACGCCTTCGACCCCGGCCCCTTTCCGGAGGTGGTCACCACCTTGCCCAACCTCGAATGGCTCTCCCTCTATGCTTCCAAGATCCTCGGAGCGATCCCGCCGTCGATTGGGAACATGACAGAGCTCGTTGACCTCGAGCTCTTCTCGAATTACCTCACAGGCGAGATTCCGTCCGAGATCACGAGACTCTCAAAGGTGAAGACGCTGGAGCTCTACAACAATTCGCTTTCCGGGAGGTTCCCGGCCGGGTTTGGGAATCTCTCCCGGTTGGCCTACTTCGATGCGTCTAGAAACCAGCTGGAGGGCGATCTCTCGGAGCTACGAAGATTGGATAACCTCGTGTCGCTCCAACTGTACATGAACGAATTTTCGGGCGAGGTGCCGCCGGAGTTCGGGGAGTTCCGATACCTTACTAACTTATCTCTCTACATGAACAGACTCTCTGGGCCGCTTCCACATAATCTCGGGAGCTGGGCGGCGTTCTACTTCATCGACGTGTCGACCAATTTCCTTACCGGCAGGATCCCGCCAGACATGTGCAAGGGGAGCACGATGATGGCGTTACTGATGCTAGAGAATAACTTCACCGGCGAGATCCCAGCGAGCTACGCCAATTGCTCTTCTTTGGTCCGGTTCCGGGTGAGCAATAATTCACTCTCCGGCGTGGTTCCGGCCGGCCTCTGGAGCCTTCCCAAATTGAATATACTCGACCTTGCAAGCAACACATTCGAAGGATCGATCAGCGCGGATATTGGCCACGCCAAGTCTCTGTATCAGCTGTTTCTCAACAAGAACAAATTCTCTGGCGAGTTACCGACAGAGATCGGAGAGGCGACGTCGATAGTCAACATGGATCTGTCGTACAACCAATTCTCCGGCATGATTCCGTTAAACATTGGCGACCTCAAGAATCTCCAAAGTATTAATTTTGGATACAACGCCTTCTCTAGCAAAATCCCAGATTCAGTCGGATCGTGTGCTTCATTGAACTCGATCAACCTTACCGTGAACAACCTCACTGGGCCAATCCCGGTGACCCTCGGCGAACTCACGCGACTTAACTCGCTGGATCTCTCGAACAACCAGCTCTCCGGTGAGATACCGGCGAGCCTCGCCACGCTAAAGCTATCTGCTCTCGACCTCTCCAATAATCGACTGGCCGGCGCAATACCTGCGGCGCTCTCCATCTCCGCTTATAACGGTAGCTTCAACGAGAACCCAGGACTCTGCGTCGG is drawn from Zingiber officinale cultivar Zhangliang chromosome 1B, Zo_v1.1, whole genome shotgun sequence and contains these coding sequences:
- the LOC121984496 gene encoding receptor-like protein kinase 7; this encodes MDLHPLTRSIQSPALSFRDKCCTLTLFSSPLQTDLISLSMHLLLLLLFLCFLAGGNSTTGDEEIRALLELRESLFADNNVTFRSWRAGQSSCSFYGIKCDSAGFVAEVDLTRAGVSGVVSFASLCRLPHLSVLSLGSNSLSGTISLDLRNCTRLVRLDLAGNALAGEVPDLAALSQLQVLNLSRNHLGGALPLASLANLTALRALGLSGNAFDPGPFPEVVTTLPNLEWLSLYASKILGAIPPSIGNMTELVDLELFSNYLTGEIPSEITRLSKVKTLELYNNSLSGRFPAGFGNLSRLAYFDASRNQLEGDLSELRRLDNLVSLQLYMNEFSGEVPPEFGEFRYLTNLSLYMNRLSGPLPHNLGSWAAFYFIDVSTNFLTGRIPPDMCKGSTMMALLMLENNFTGEIPASYANCSSLVRFRVSNNSLSGVVPAGLWSLPKLNILDLASNTFEGSISADIGHAKSLYQLFLNKNKFSGELPTEIGEATSIVNMDLSYNQFSGMIPLNIGDLKNLQSINFGYNAFSSKIPDSVGSCASLNSINLTVNNLTGPIPVTLGELTRLNSLDLSNNQLSGEIPASLATLKLSALDLSNNRLAGAIPAALSISAYNGSFNENPGLCVGGRGTTNSLSSVRRCSTVKMRYSEEFRNTVTSFLAVVAVILVCVGLYIVLWNWKRRADGSGIVSTIKKDLSWDLKSFRVLAFDEQEILDAIKPENVIGKGGSGEVYRVELANGEVVAVKHIMHDPLRDTKERSSASLIGGSGRGKRFSAAREFEAEVATLSTVRHTNVVKLYCSITSEESSLLVYEYLRNGSLWDRLHMAAPSPWKTVELGWTERLEIALGAARGLEYLHHGWDRPILHRDIKSSNILLDDRFKPCIADFGLSKVLHSGGDASSTHVIAGTHGYIAPEYAYTWKVNEKSDVYSFAVVLMELVTGRRPVEEEFEESKDIVKWVSKRVGSKAGVMSLVDGRIPEWAKSEAVKVLRVAVMCTAAIPAMRPSMRTVVQMLEEAGKSRALEAGNCRRKEASQKLKM